One Methanobacterium sp. genomic region harbors:
- a CDS encoding DUF3795 domain-containing protein gives MGNEKLITCCGLYCGDCYGYNGKIASLAGKLNEELDNTNFKKNADHFAAIPFFNEFKNYDSFVDVLKTLKRLTCEGCGDGGGPAFCEIRKCCGEKEIRGCWECGEFKSCKKLNFLNATHGNAHIKNLDVLKEKGVEKFVNGDRCW, from the coding sequence ATGGGAAACGAAAAACTGATTACATGCTGCGGCCTGTACTGTGGGGACTGTTACGGCTATAATGGAAAAATAGCGTCTTTAGCAGGAAAACTTAATGAAGAACTCGATAATACAAATTTTAAAAAGAATGCGGACCATTTTGCTGCAATTCCTTTTTTTAACGAGTTTAAAAACTACGACAGCTTTGTAGATGTATTAAAAACCTTAAAAAGACTAACCTGTGAAGGTTGTGGGGACGGGGGAGGCCCAGCTTTTTGTGAAATTAGAAAATGCTGTGGTGAAAAAGAAATTAGGGGCTGCTGGGAATGCGGCGAGTTTAAAAGCTGTAAAAAGCTTAATTTCTTGAATGCAACCCACGGTAATGCACATATTAAAAATTTAGATGTCCTTAAAGAGAAAGGTGTGGAAAAGTTTGTAAATGGGGATAGATGCTGGTAA
- a CDS encoding HEPN domain-containing protein gives MNYNRYKKGNIVQICIDYGLIEKELKEARYDLESAENSIKSGNYKWAIVQSYYSMFHAFRGLLFSRGYKEKSHSGLKFAIKNLFVNYGIISDDIFLDFDAAMKAREMADYSYIYDEKIALDIIESSKKLINEVESSF, from the coding sequence ATGAACTATAATCGATACAAAAAAGGGAATATAGTGCAGATTTGTATCGATTATGGACTAATTGAAAAAGAGCTTAAAGAAGCCCGCTACGATTTAGAATCTGCAGAAAATTCTATTAAATCAGGAAATTACAAGTGGGCCATAGTTCAAAGTTATTATTCCATGTTTCATGCTTTCAGGGGGCTCCTTTTTAGCAGAGGTTACAAGGAAAAGAGTCATTCTGGACTTAAATTTGCAATTAAAAATCTGTTTGTAAATTATGGAATTATAAGTGATGATATTTTCTTAGATTTTGATGCTGCTATGAAAGCAAGAGAAATGGCAGATTACAGCTATATTTATGATGAAAAAATTGCATTGGATATAATTGAATCTAGCAAAAAGTTAATTAACGAGGTAGAAAGTTCTTTTTAA
- a CDS encoding DUF5518 domain-containing protein: protein MDWKIIGISALINAVITSVLSLIFFPLAFLGPIIGGFLASYPSEGFEDYERMDEKDGAVVGAISGLIGGLIIALILVLGFGNISAIGLKIGLDNVLTTGYVVLQLSIVISLVLSLIGGVIGVVVKR, encoded by the coding sequence ATGGACTGGAAAATTATAGGAATAAGTGCTTTAATTAATGCAGTTATAACTAGTGTTTTATCGTTGATATTCTTCCCTCTAGCTTTTTTAGGGCCTATTATCGGAGGATTTCTAGCATCTTACCCCAGTGAAGGGTTTGAAGACTATGAAAGAATGGATGAAAAAGACGGCGCTGTTGTAGGGGCAATTTCAGGATTAATTGGTGGTTTAATAATTGCTTTAATACTTGTCCTGGGCTTTGGAAATATAAGTGCCATTGGATTAAAAATAGGGTTAGACAATGTCCTAACTACAGGATATGTTGTCCTTCAATTATCCATAGTTATAAGCCTGGTTTTAAGTTTGATAGGGGGCGTTATTGGGGTTGTAGTCAAAAGGTGA